A genomic region of Aeropyrum pernix K1 contains the following coding sequences:
- a CDS encoding CBS domain-containing protein, translating into MYSAYKSIDAAVKPLTAAPQTPVREVVKMMYTQGKSAAVVVDQDNRPIGIFTERDVVRVVATGGDLDAPVEEYMTRNPVAVRDNESLTKALALMIEHRVRHLPVVDQEGKLVGIITASSITEVLKRYKEEVGELE; encoded by the coding sequence TTGTACTCGGCTTATAAGTCTATCGATGCGGCAGTCAAGCCCCTCACAGCAGCACCCCAAACTCCCGTAAGAGAAGTTGTGAAAATGATGTATACGCAAGGTAAGAGTGCAGCTGTGGTTGTAGACCAGGACAACAGGCCTATAGGAATTTTTACCGAGCGTGATGTAGTGAGGGTTGTCGCCACAGGCGGTGACTTAGACGCCCCTGTAGAGGAGTATATGACGAGGAACCCTGTGGCGGTCAGGGACAACGAATCCCTCACAAAGGCTCTAGCTCTAATGATAGAGCATAGGGTTAGGCATTTACCTGTTGTAGACCAGGAGGGAAAGCTAGTGGGAATAATAACGGCTTCAAGCATAACCGAGGTGCTAAAGCGTTACAAGGAGGAAGTGGGCGAGCTTGAGTAG
- the rnz gene encoding ribonuclease Z: MGRIDITILGSGSAVPSLHRWHPSILVKDWMGNTVLLDAGEGVQIRLRKVGVSPSSIDVLAITHPHGDHINGVAGLLMTMSLQSRRKPLTIISTSESLEFISETLEATRENLGFEVMLVDARESGVLDVGRPSGDRLTIEWERACHNIESLAFKLVWTLRPRIDARILERLDLKAGPWIRELIEKGRAHVEGRIVTLKDISASGERKYSVAYTGDTSPCTRVAKFLHGSDILIHDSTLDSSLAREAAERGHSTSLDAARNALTSGAKLLILFHVSSRYSGYEARLLLKEARRVFPNTVLSWDGMKLSITI; encoded by the coding sequence TTGGGTAGAATAGACATTACCATATTAGGTAGTGGTAGCGCCGTTCCCTCGCTGCACCGCTGGCACCCCTCGATACTTGTTAAAGATTGGATGGGCAATACCGTGTTGTTGGATGCAGGGGAAGGAGTTCAGATAAGGCTCAGAAAGGTGGGAGTAAGCCCCTCGAGCATAGACGTCCTGGCTATAACGCACCCCCACGGCGACCATATAAACGGCGTAGCAGGGCTTCTCATGACCATGTCTCTCCAATCTAGGAGAAAGCCGTTGACTATAATCTCGACCTCCGAATCACTGGAGTTCATAAGCGAGACGCTAGAGGCCACCCGAGAGAATCTAGGTTTCGAGGTGATGCTCGTGGATGCGAGGGAGAGTGGGGTATTGGATGTGGGCCGCCCCTCTGGAGACCGCCTCACTATAGAGTGGGAGAGAGCATGCCACAACATAGAATCCCTAGCATTCAAGCTAGTATGGACACTCAGGCCACGTATAGACGCCAGGATCCTTGAGAGGTTAGACCTCAAGGCGGGGCCTTGGATAAGGGAGCTCATAGAGAAGGGGCGGGCGCATGTAGAGGGTAGAATTGTCACCCTTAAAGACATCTCAGCCTCAGGGGAGAGGAAATACTCTGTAGCATACACCGGAGACACGTCTCCCTGCACTAGAGTAGCTAAGTTTCTCCACGGCTCGGATATACTGATACACGACTCAACTTTAGACTCCAGCTTAGCTAGAGAAGCTGCCGAGAGGGGGCACTCGACATCGCTGGATGCGGCCAGAAACGCTCTCACTTCTGGGGCAAAGCTGCTCATACTCTTCCACGTAAGCAGCAGGTACAGCGGGTACGAGGCCAGGTTGCTGTTGAAAGAGGCGAGAAGAGTGTTCCCCAACACGGTGCTCTCATGGGATGGAATGAAGCTCTCGATAACAATCTAG